From one Chanodichthys erythropterus isolate Z2021 chromosome 3, ASM2448905v1, whole genome shotgun sequence genomic stretch:
- the LOC137008212 gene encoding epithelial membrane protein 2-like: protein MLVLLAAIFFLHLTCIALLLAATIHNAWWVTGTVSTDIWARWTLINGQWNYTELPDFYPKEYLQAVQASSVLACIFCILGLFVFVAQLYTLPKGKRFLFSGVFQLLAWLCIMIAASIYTDIFHKDEHFGSYGASFILAWISVCLTFISCVTYFVLRKKTA, encoded by the exons ATGTTGGTTTTACTCGCTGCCATCTTCTTCCTCCACCTCACCTGCATCGCTCTGCTGCTGGCCGCCACCATCCATAAC gcctGGTGGGTGACCGGCACAGTGTCCACTGATATCTGGGCTCGATGGACTCTGATTAACGGACAGTGGAACTACACTGAGCTTCCTGATTTCTATCCCAAAG AGTATCTGCAGGCGGTTCAGGCCAGCTCCGTGCTCGCGTGCATCTTCTGCATCCTGGGCCTGTTCGTGTTTGTGGCGCAGCTGTACACGCTACCTAAAGGAAAGCGCTTCCTGTTCTCCGGAGTCTTCCAGCTGCTGGCCT GGCTGTGTATAATGATCGCGGCGTCCATCTACACGGACATCTTCCATAAAGACGAGCATTTCGGGAGCTACGGAGCCTCCTTCATCCTAGCCTGGATCTCCGTCTGTCTCACCTTCATCTCCTGCGTCACCTACTTCGTCCTGCGCAAGAAAACAGCGTGA